A single region of the Nitrospirota bacterium genome encodes:
- a CDS encoding ParB/RepB/Spo0J family partition protein, which produces MPKITKELLKKGADGYISSRFMSVMSNAADVAISVSDIVVRPQVRQEMREDKHFGQLLDSVSRQGVLQPVLVAERDGKFILIAGERRLRAAKTLGLSTIAARILHNLTDSDIIEIQLIENIIRQDLNFLDEAEGYFRYFISKVGDSTANDVINALVTHGRAPERLSPELADTVSAIVKISGKSGRTLQRLLTLLRLPQKVKDALREKRVSLSVGYALASNVEHPDFDVVFDKALTSKLTKQEAAELFNGTPQAAEHHRLCAKLTEALRAVESNVGDFSDAERKDLRKELKVVLKALERQ; this is translated from the coding sequence GTGCCTAAGATTACGAAAGAACTTTTAAAAAAGGGGGCGGATGGGTACATATCGTCGCGGTTTATGTCTGTGATGTCAAATGCCGCTGATGTGGCCATCTCTGTTTCTGATATCGTAGTAAGACCTCAGGTCAGGCAGGAAATGCGTGAGGATAAGCACTTTGGGCAACTGCTGGACTCTGTCAGCAGACAGGGGGTGCTGCAGCCTGTGCTTGTGGCAGAAAGAGACGGCAAGTTCATCCTTATTGCCGGAGAAAGACGGCTCCGTGCGGCTAAAACCCTGGGGCTCTCCACCATTGCGGCACGCATCCTGCATAATCTCACTGACTCAGACATTATTGAGATACAGTTAATTGAAAACATAATCCGGCAGGATCTGAACTTTCTGGATGAGGCCGAGGGGTATTTTCGTTACTTTATAAGCAAAGTTGGCGACTCTACGGCTAATGACGTTATAAACGCTCTGGTAACGCACGGCAGAGCTCCAGAAAGACTCAGCCCTGAACTTGCAGACACAGTGTCCGCAATTGTAAAAATATCGGGTAAATCCGGTAGAACCCTGCAACGGCTTCTGACTTTGCTCAGACTTCCGCAAAAGGTTAAAGACGCCCTGAGAGAGAAACGCGTTAGTCTCTCTGTGGGTTATGCGCTGGCTTCAAACGTTGAACATCCGGACTTTGATGTGGTGTTTGATAAAGCGCTGACCTCTAAACTAACCAAACAAGAGGCGGCAGAGCTATTTAACGGCACGCCGCAGGCAGCGGAACACCACCGCCTGTGCGCTAAACTTACTGAGGCGCTAAGAGCCGTAGAGAGCAATGTTGGCGATTTCTCTGATGCTGAAAGAAAAGACTTACGGAAAGAGCTTAAGGTTGTGCTTAAAGCATTAGAGAGGCAATGA
- a CDS encoding SIS domain-containing protein, whose protein sequence is MIYAETAQKCFTDFKAALDAIIVTDASGMSLDFISGIAKTCEVVVSGHRQLQTEPQERRRKVMFIGNGGSAAIASHMAIDFWKNGRIKATAFNDPSLLTCIANDYGYEFVFEKPIEMFADNGDVLIAISSSGNSKNILNGADMAVKKSCPVITLSGFKPDNPLRKKGGINFYVPSNVYGIVEVIHQYICHLILDTIMDGGACG, encoded by the coding sequence ATGATATATGCTGAAACAGCCCAGAAATGCTTCACTGATTTTAAGGCGGCACTTGACGCTATTATAGTAACGGATGCCTCCGGCATGTCTTTAGATTTCATATCTGGCATTGCAAAAACCTGTGAGGTGGTGGTCAGCGGCCACAGGCAGTTACAGACAGAACCGCAGGAACGCCGGAGGAAGGTGATGTTTATCGGTAATGGCGGCTCTGCCGCTATAGCAAGCCATATGGCGATAGATTTCTGGAAAAATGGCCGCATCAAAGCCACTGCCTTTAACGACCCCTCCCTTCTGACCTGTATCGCAAACGATTACGGCTATGAGTTTGTGTTTGAAAAACCAATTGAAATGTTTGCCGATAATGGGGATGTCCTGATAGCAATCAGCAGCTCCGGCAACTCTAAAAATATCCTAAATGGGGCTGATATGGCAGTTAAAAAGTCCTGTCCTGTGATTACTCTTTCCGGGTTTAAACCGGATAATCCGTTGCGAAAAAAGGGCGGTATAAATTTTTATGTCCCCTCAAATGTCTATGGCATCGTGGAGGTCATTCATCAGTATATCTGCCACCTGATTCTGGATACGATAATGGATGGCGGAGCCTGTGGATGA